The following is a genomic window from Vicinamibacterales bacterium.
CGTTCGCCGGCATACGCTCGCGCGTGGGACGGCGACTAACGCACGTGCTCTCTACCCGTGGCCGCGGCCGCCGTGATCGTAGTCCCGCCTTTTCTTGTCCTTGTCCCAGTGGTGGTCGTGTTCCACCCTTCCGTGGTCGCCTTCCCAATACCCGTTGTAGTAATGCTGGCCTTCGTAGCGAGGTCCAACCCATCGCGCACCCGCGTACGGCGACTTCGTCCAGTAGCCGTTATGCCACGCGTAGTGGCTCCCGACGGGATACCAGTACCCGTCGATCCACACGTATTGCGGTCCCGGCCTCGCCGGCGCCGCATGCACCACCCGCGGCGCGGGCGGCGGCCCGATTCTGATCCCGAGTGACACTTGCGCGTCGACCGTTGATCCGACTCCGAGCAGCAGCACGCCCAGTAGTAGTGTCGTTTTCACAAGATGACGCATATCAGTCTCCGACTGGTCTTCCTGCAACGGGTGTGCCGTTCCCAAGCGCCGACTCGAGTGTGGAGGTCACATCGGGAAGGGTTACCTGATTGCCCTGGGCACGAGGTCCGCGTCCGTCAACGTCTGAAGAAACGCGAGCAGATCTTCGAGGTCCTGATCCGACATCGGCGGCGAACTATGACGCGGCCGGCCGTCGAGCGGCATCTGGGTGTCGATGTTGCCGCGATACGGAGCAGGCAGATCATCGAATTTCTGCACGACGCCGTCCACGCTCGGATACCACAACTCCGGGTCCGTGTCGCGCGTGTTGTAGAAGCGGAGCACGTCGCGCAACGACTTCATCTGCCCGTTATGGAAGAACACCTTCCGGGTCGCGACGTTGCGCAGCGTCGGCGTCTTGAACATTCCGCAGTACCTCGCACTCTCCGGCAGCGGGTGGTCCAGCCGGCCGCAAAGCCCGAGATCGGAGTACGCCGGATCGCGATTGGCCGGAATGTCCCGGTTGCGTGGCACACCGATCGCCGCATAGGTGAAGTCCGTGAAGAGGCGCACCGAACCGTTCAGCCCAGCGCCGTTGTAGTGGCAGGCGAAGCAGTTGCCTTTCGCCGGATCGTTGTAGACGGAAAAGCCACGACGCTCCTGCGGCGTCAGCTCGCCGCCGACCTTGTTGCTCGCATACCGATCGTACTTGCTCGTGTAAGGGTGGAAGCTGTCGTCCTCGAGCTGAAACGTCTGGAGCGCGGTCGCCGCCGCGCGAAACGCTTTGTCCGTGTCCGAGAAGATGCCGCGGCCAAACGCGTCTTCGAATTCGCGCGCATTTGCTGATGCCGCGATCCTGGCGACCACATCCGCCGCGTCGCGGTTCGCCATCTCGTTGGCCGCGAGCAACGGAATCCGCGCCTGTTCGGCCAGCGTCGGCGCGCGCCCGTCGAGCGTCAGTCCGCCGCCGGGGCCTGGTTTGCTGGTTCCGTCCGGATTGTCCAGCAGATCGCTGTAGGGCGGCGTGTATTCGCTGTAGCGCAGGGACGGGGCCGCGCGGGTGCCGCGGTCGCCAAGCGTCGGGCCTCCCGGCTGCACGGCGAGATCGTTCGGTGGTGCATACGCGTGCGCGGGGTCGTGACAGGTGGCGCAGGACATCCGCCCTGATGCGGACAGCGATCGATCGAAGAAGAGCGCCTTGCCAACCTTCGCCGCCGGGCTCACTGCGGCCGATGCCGCGACGAAAGGGAGTCCGCTCAATGCGAGAGCCGCCCCGATCAGGACCAGACAGCAGGAGGTGCGCGTCATCGTCTCGTCGACTGGACGAGCGCCTCGTCGCGGGTCAGCGCCCAGGCGTTCAGCTGAGTGGCGTCAGGACCGCGCTGCGGACCGGACGTCGTGAGGAAGCCGCTTTTCTGCAGATAGTCCGCGGGAATCGCATAGGCATGATTCATCGCCCGCACGGCGTCGAAATGCGGGTCGCCACTCTCGACGTATTCCGGCAGCTGCGTCGGGTGGGCGTCGATGAACCTCTGCGTGTATTTCGTCCGGTTCATGTATGACCAGTCGTCCCCGGGATCGGCGAGGCCGAACATATCCTGAATCGTCCGCACGAAGGAGATGTGGCTGTAGGCGTCGCTGTCGACGACGTGCTTGGGGGCCAGCGGCTGGTTGGTGAGGACGCAGAAGATGCTGGTGCCGTGCCCTTTGTTGCCCTGGCTGTACTGCGCGATCGACTCGATCGAGACGGAGCCGTCGGCGTTCTTCGTCAACGCGCCGAGCGATCGGCCCGCAATCGTGCGTCCTGCGCTCGGATTCCATCCGCAGCAAGCAGTGAAGCCGGTCGTGTCCTTGCCCTCGTCGAACATGATGACGATCGCGGTCCGCTTGTCGCGGTTCGTCCAGACCGACGACGCCTGGATCTTCCGGATGAGAACATCCACGAAGGTGTCACCGCGATACACGATCGCGTCGCCGCCGCAGTCGCTTGCCGGCTGCAGCGTCGGGTTTGCCGCCGTCGTGCCCTGGGTCTTCACGCCGTGCATGTCGTCGCACTGGTCAGGCTCGAGGAAATTGAGGTTGCCGACGTCGCCGCTCGCCAGGTCGCTCCCGAACTGATCGACATTCCATCCCGCCGGCGTCGTCAGGGCCGCCTGCATGGCCGCGTCCCACTGGCCGCCTCCCAGCGTCCGGTTGTTGCGGACGAATTCCGGTGAGTTGCGGACCGCCTGGAAATTGACCGAGCCGTTGTGCTTGGTCGCATACAACCGCGCCGGCAGGCGCAGCATCAGACCAGGCACCCCGATCGCGCCGACGGGGCTGTCGGCGGGATAGACCCGGTCGGGCGCCAGGATCGTCTCGTCAGCCGCGCTGTCCAGCCGCCAGTCCCGGCCGGGATTCATCGACTCGCTGTAGACCCGCCACGTCATTCCGGCGGCCGACATGGCGGAGAAGAGGTTCGGCCTGTTCCTGATGTTGTGATTGGTCGGATTGGCACAGGGTGGCATTCCCACAGGCAATGGATCCTCGGGCAGGTCGGCCGAGTCCCCCTCGGGCACGCAATTCCACGGGGCATCGTCGGTGATGCCGAAATCATCTCCGGCCGCCAGGGCGAGGCGGTTGGGCTCGCTCGGATTCCCGGTCGAGAAGTAACTGGTGAACTGATTGCCGCTCTTCAGGTAGTCGTTGATCTTCGGGGCGAACGGCGACCCGACAATCGAGGACGTGGCCTTGTTCTCGAGCATGACGATGAACAGATGATCGTAACGCGGGATCGCCTCCAGGTTCATCGCCTCCTGCTGTGCCGCTTTGATCGTGAGGTCATGCCGATCCGCCATCGCCGCCGCGAGGGAGAAGCGGTTTGTCAGGATGACAGACTCGCGCAAGAGTGACGCGCGTGTGCGCCCGTCCGTGATCGTGGCGGGATCGCCGGCAACGGCCTCGGCAGGGACATCGATCCGCGACCCCAGCGTCTGCTGGGCGGTCGCCTTGTCCAGGCCATCCGCCTCCATCATCCGGACGATTTCAGTGGACAGCGGAGAGACGACGACTGTTCGCGAACCGAGATCCACCAGCGCGCGCAGCACGAGATGGCGGGGGACCGCCTGATCATCGATGGTCGCATCTGTGGAAATGTCGGCGACGAGCGGCCAGCCGTCCGGATCGGCCAGCACGAACGCGCCCGCGGCGTCGGTCGTTGTCGTCGGCTCGCCGGGCCCGCAGACGCCGTCGTTGTTGGCGTCGGCGCAGATCTGCGCGTGACGATAGTGCGCGGCCGCAGCGACGGCGGGCCAGGCACCCGGCGCGCCACTGAAGCCGCTGCCTGCGACGACTCCTTGGATCTCGGGAGTCGCTGGCCGCTGTACTCGACCTT
Proteins encoded in this region:
- a CDS encoding cytochrome c peroxidase, producing the protein MSGLPFVAASAAVSPAAKVGKALFFDRSLSASGRMSCATCHDPAHAYAPPNDLAVQPGGPTLGDRGTRAAPSLRYSEYTPPYSDLLDNPDGTSKPGPGGGLTLDGRAPTLAEQARIPLLAANEMANRDAADVVARIAASANAREFEDAFGRGIFSDTDKAFRAAATALQTFQLEDDSFHPYTSKYDRYASNKVGGELTPQERRGFSVYNDPAKGNCFACHYNGAGLNGSVRLFTDFTYAAIGVPRNRDIPANRDPAYSDLGLCGRLDHPLPESARYCGMFKTPTLRNVATRKVFFHNGQMKSLRDVLRFYNTRDTDPELWYPSVDGVVQKFDDLPAPYRGNIDTQMPLDGRPRHSSPPMSDQDLEDLLAFLQTLTDADLVPRAIR
- a CDS encoding alkaline phosphatase family protein yields the protein MILLAISSACLPVFLQGRVQRPATPEIQGVVAGSGFSGAPGAWPAVAAAAHYRHAQICADANNDGVCGPGEPTTTTDAAGAFVLADPDGWPLVADISTDATIDDQAVPRHLVLRALVDLGSRTVVVSPLSTEIVRMMEADGLDKATAQQTLGSRIDVPAEAVAGDPATITDGRTRASLLRESVILTNRFSLAAAMADRHDLTIKAAQQEAMNLEAIPRYDHLFIVMLENKATSSIVGSPFAPKINDYLKSGNQFTSYFSTGNPSEPNRLALAAGDDFGITDDAPWNCVPEGDSADLPEDPLPVGMPPCANPTNHNIRNRPNLFSAMSAAGMTWRVYSESMNPGRDWRLDSAADETILAPDRVYPADSPVGAIGVPGLMLRLPARLYATKHNGSVNFQAVRNSPEFVRNNRTLGGGQWDAAMQAALTTPAGWNVDQFGSDLASGDVGNLNFLEPDQCDDMHGVKTQGTTAANPTLQPASDCGGDAIVYRGDTFVDVLIRKIQASSVWTNRDKRTAIVIMFDEGKDTTGFTACCGWNPSAGRTIAGRSLGALTKNADGSVSIESIAQYSQGNKGHGTSIFCVLTNQPLAPKHVVDSDAYSHISFVRTIQDMFGLADPGDDWSYMNRTKYTQRFIDAHPTQLPEYVESGDPHFDAVRAMNHAYAIPADYLQKSGFLTTSGPQRGPDATQLNAWALTRDEALVQSTRR